CGGGACGACGTGCGTGCGCGGATGGCCCGGGTCGCCGTCGAACACCGGATCGGCGCCACGCCCTACGGGCCACGGCTCGGCGTGCGCTGGTGGCGGTTCGGTGCCGGCGTGTTCCTCGGGCTGGCCTGTGCCACCAAGTGGTCCGGAATCTACTTCGTGCTCTGCTTCACCCTGCTCAGCCTGATCTTCGACCTCACGGCGCGCCGCGGCTACCGAGTCGAGCGGCCGGTCCGCGGCGTGCTCCGGCGGGACCTGGGCCCGACGGCCTGGGCGATGGGAATCGTTCCGGTCGCGATCTACCTGGCGTCCTACTGGCCCTGGTTCGCCAGCGAGACCGGCGTCTACCGGCATGCGGTCGGCAATCAGATCGGCACCGGCGGCCTGTTCGGTTTCGTCCCGGACGCACTCCGGTCATTGTGGTATTACGCCGCCAGCGTGCTCCGATTCCACGAGGGGCTGACCAACTCGGCCGGCAACCATCACCCGTGGGAGTCCAAGCCCTGGACCTGGCTGATGGGCCTCCGCCCGATGCTGTACTACTACGCCGACGGCGACCGGATCCGCGGCTGCTCCGGCAGTTCCTGCGTGAAAGCGGTCATGCTGATCGGCACCCCGGCGATCTGGTGGCTCGCGTTGCCGATGCTCGGTTGGGCACTGTGGTGCGTTGCGGTCCGCCGGGACTGGCGATACGGCGCGGTCCTGATCGGCTATGCGGCGGCGCTGCTGCCCTGGTTCCTCGAACTGGACCGGCAGATGTACTACTTCTACGCCGCCACCCTGGCCCCGTTTCTGATCATGGGCGTCGCGCTGGCGCTCGGCGACATCCTGGGTCCGGCTCGGGCACCGGCCGAGCGGCGCGGCACCGGGTTGCTGGCCTGTTGCCTTTACCTGGGGCTGGTGATCGCGAACTTCGTCTGGCTGTGGCCGATCCTCACCGCACTGCCGATCT
Above is a genomic segment from Skermania piniformis containing:
- a CDS encoding dolichyl-phosphate-mannose--protein mannosyltransferase, yielding MTLTDERAALPDPLTTVSPAPLLPTFDPGPTDRMRGWLVTGFLTMITAITRFTMLSYPTDAGTPVFDEKHYVPQAYQVLTGGWLEDNPGYGLVVHPPVGKWLIAMGEALFGYNAWGWRFASAVAGTVLVLLIIRIVRRMARSTMIGAAAGVLAICDGLLFVSSRVGLLDVFLALFATAAFGCLVVDRDDVRARMARVAVEHRIGATPYGPRLGVRWWRFGAGVFLGLACATKWSGIYFVLCFTLLSLIFDLTARRGYRVERPVRGVLRRDLGPTAWAMGIVPVAIYLASYWPWFASETGVYRHAVGNQIGTGGLFGFVPDALRSLWYYAASVLRFHEGLTNSAGNHHPWESKPWTWLMGLRPMLYYYADGDRIRGCSGSSCVKAVMLIGTPAIWWLALPMLGWALWCVAVRRDWRYGAVLIGYAAALLPWFLELDRQMYYFYAATLAPFLIMGVALALGDILGPARAPAERRGTGLLACCLYLGLVIANFVWLWPILTALPISTVTWNRELWLPSWR